In the genome of Cherax quadricarinatus isolate ZL_2023a chromosome 99, ASM3850222v1, whole genome shotgun sequence, the window TGGACAGTAGTCTAATGGACAGTAGCCTAATGGACAGTAGTCTAATGGACAGTAGGGTAATGGACAGTAGGGTAATGGACAGTAGGGTAATGGACAGTAGTCTAATGGACAGTAGTCTAATGGACAGTAGGGTAATGGACAGTAGGGTAATGAACAGTAGTCTAATGGACAGTAGGGTAATGGACAGTAGGGTAATGGACAGTAGGGTAATGGACAGTAGGGTAATGGACAGTAGTCTAATGGACAGTAGGGTAATGGACAGTAGTCTAATGGACAGTAGGGTAATTGACAGTAGGGTAATGGACAGTAGTCTAATGGACAGTAGGGTAATGGACAGTAGGGTAATGAACAGTAGTCTAATGGACAGTAGGGTAATGGACAGTAGTCTAATAGACAGTAGTCTAATGGACAGTAGTCTAATGGACAGTAGGGTAATGGACAGTAGTCTAATGGACAGTAGTCTAATGGACAGTAGTCTAATGGACAGTAGGGTAATGGACAGTAGGGTAATGGACAGTAGGGTAATTTACAGAAGGGTAATGGACAGTAGGGTAATGGACAGTAGGGTAATGGACAGTAGGGTAATGGACAGTAGGGTAATGGACAGTAGTCTAATGGACAGTAGGGTAATGGACAGTAGTCTAATGGACAGTAGTCTAATTGACAGTAGTCTAATTGACAGTACGGTAATGGACAGTAGGGTAATGGACAGTAGGGTAATGGACAGTAGTGTAATGGACAGTTGGGTAATGGACAGTAGGGTAATGGACAGTAGTCTAATGGAAAGTAGTCTAATGGACAGTAGGGTAATGGCAGTAGTCTAATGGACAGTAGGGTAATGGACAGTAGGGTAATGAGAAGTAATGCAGAATAATGGACAGTAGTGTAGGATAATGGACAGTAATGTAAGATAATGGGCAATAGTGTAGGATAATTGGCAGTAATGTAAGATAATGGAAGTAGTGTAGGATAATGGGCAGTAATGTAAGATAATGGAAGTAGTGTAGGATAATGGGCAGTAGTGTACGATAATGGGCAGTAATGTACGATAATGGGAAGTAGCGTAGGATAATGGTCAGTAATGTACGATAATGGGCAATAGTGTAGGATAATTGGCAGTAATGTAAGATAATGGAAGTAGTGTAGGATAATGGGCAGTAATGTAAGATAATGGAAGTAGTGTAGGATAATGGGCAGTAGTGTACGATAATGGGCAGTAGTGTAGGATAATGGGAAGTAGTGTAGGACAATGGGCAGTAGTGTAGGATAATGGGCAATAATGTAAGATAATGGGAAGTAGTGTAGGATAATGGGCAGTAGGGTAATGGGCAGTAGGGTAATGGGCAGTAGGGTAATGGCAGTAGGAAAATGGGTAGTAGGATAATGGGCAGTAGTGTAGGGTAATGGGCAATAGGGTAATGGTCAACAGGATAATGGGGAGTAGGGTAATATGCAGTAGGATAATGGGAAATATCGTTGGATAATCAACAATAACTGACCTTGTCAACAATACCATTAACCAAAGGCGATTCTCGACCTCCCTGGCTGGAAGAGTCAACAGAGTCCTTAAGTCCTGTCGTTGGGGACTCCACACCACTCCTGGAGTCCTTGTAGCCCTCCAGGCGGGTCCTGGAGGGAGAGTCCAAGTGACTACGCCCAGGAGAGTCCACTCGGGATCTACTGGGAGAGTCCACACGGCGAACTACCGAAGAATCAGTCTGTTCACTTCGACTGGTCGAGTCAGTTCGAGTACAAGGTTTGAGAGCTGCCGAAGACTCCGGCGTTAAGGTTGTAACTTCGCCAGAACAAACACTTGCATCACTTATGTATTCTTCGTCATTATGACGTACTAGACCATTCGTTATATTGTGATTCGTGTCATATTTACGTCGGAGTTCGGTGACTGAGGGCTGCCTATCCTCGCCGCTGCTGGAGGAACTGTCCTCCCGATTTtcactggaggaggaggtggtctCCGGAGATGTCTTTCTGAAGGAGGATCTGGATGCTGCATCTGTATAGGTGGAAGGGACACGCCGCCGGGATGAACTACTATCCACATCCGTTAAGTAACTTCTACTTCGACTAGAGCCACTGGAGAAAGCAGAATCCTTCAGTGAAGAGTCACTTTCGTGACCGGCTAGCAAGCCGCCACTTTCCCTAGCGGAAGTGCGCGTCTCGAAGACTTTTATGCGGTCGGTAAAGCGGACTTTCTCAGTATCACTGTTCTCATTAGCGTCATCTCTCTTATCTTTCTCACGGGCCTCCCAGCGGTAGTTACAAGCGTACGAAGATGGCGAAGGACCGAAGTGGCTAGTGTCGATACCGTTACCATTAACAGCGTCGACTGTGCGATCGCGGGACGTGAGGCGCGATCCGTAGCTGGAATCCCGCGAGGACGATGATTCTCTAGTAGCCGAATCTCTTGAGTAGCGCGAAGTGTACCGCGAGGAGGTCACTGGCCCTTCTAGTTGAGAATCAGAGGACAACCTCGAGTAAGTAGCCCTTACAGGCGACTGCCGCAAGCTGCGGCTACTGCGGTAAGTATCAGATGAGGAGGAATACGCGGGCCGTGGCGGTAGCGAATACTTGCTACcataactactgctgctgctgtagttactgctgctgtagttaCTGCCGTAGCTGCTGCTGTAGGATGAGCGATCCAGGGAAGTCGTACGCGATAAATAGGTGGACGGACTGCGATAGGATGACGGATAGTGAGCGTAGGATGGGTATCTAGTACCCACTGAGGGCGAGGATGGCGGCACAGGCATCCTTGTAGACTACAGCATCACCTGTGCTGCACTAGATGAAGGAAGACTCACTGCAGGATCACTGCTTCGCTAAGTGCTACTAGCAAGGCTACCGTGCTAGTGGAGCACACACTCAGGTGCTAAATCACAACACCTAAGTGTTTACACTGCTCTACACTTCCGGgagtcacacactggttcacagtTCCAAGATCCTTACACTGTTTCACTGTTCCTAGATTCTTACACTGTTGGGCCAGCTCTAGATTCTTACACTGTTGGGCCAGCTCTAGGTTCTTACACTGCTGGGCCAGCTCTAGATTCTTACACTGTTGGGCCAGCTCTAGGTTCTTACACTGTTGGGCCAGCTCTAGATTCTTACACTGTTGGGCCAGCTCTAGGTTCTTACACTGTTGGGCCAGCTCTAGATTCTTACACTGTTGGGCCAGCTCTAGATTCTTACACTGTTGGGCCAGCTCTAGGTTCTTACACTGTTGGGCCAGCTCTAGATTCTTACACTGTTGGGCCAGCTCTAGATTCTTACACTGTTGGGCCAGCTCTAGATTCTTACACTGTTGGGCCAGCTCTAGGTTCTTACACTGTTGGACTGGCCTAAGATTCTCACAGTCACTATGATCCTCGATTCTTACACTGCCTCACTGCTCCTAgatcctcacactgcctcactgctCCTAGATcatcacactgcctcactgctCCTAgatcctcacactgcctcactgctCCTAgatcctcacactgcctcactgctCCTAgatcctcacactgcctcactgctCCTAGATCCTCACACTGCTCCGGCTACCGTCTACGCCAGGGCCAGGATTCAGATGGGATATGCGCCTTGATATACCCATCTTGCGGGTATACCAGCTGGCTAGATGAGAGAGCAGTGGCGCAGCAGTGGTGCAGAGGTAAGTAGAACAGTGGTGAGGGTggaccagtaacagcaacaacggcagcaacagcagcaacagcagcaacaggagggggtgctggcagccaccaccacactgccagatCTATATATAGCAAATCAGTCCACGGCTTGGCAGTTACTTTATACTctgtaacacctgtaacacaaGAAACACCAGGTTAACACCTGTAACACAAGAAACACCAGGTTAACACCTGTAATACTAACTCTAACACATGTAACACAACCTCTAACACATGTAGCACAACCTCTAACACATGTAACAAAAGTAACACAAAGTTAACACCTGCAACAAAATCTGTAACACATGTAATATAGCCTGTAACACAACCTATAAGACATGTAAAACAACCTCTAACACCTGTAACACAACCTCTAAAACATGTAGCACAAAAAACACATGTAACACAACCTCTaacacatgtaacacaacatctaACGCCTCCAACACTAGGTTaacacatgtaacacaacatctaacacctgcaacacaaggttaacacatgtaacacaagatctaacacctgcaacactaggtTAACAAATGTAACACAACATCTAACACCTGCAATACTAGGTTAACACATGTAACACAACAAGTAACACAACCTCTAACACATGTAACATAAGAAACACTAGGctaacacctgtaacacctgtaacAGATGTAACACAAGCTGTAATACATGTAACACAAGTAACATGTGTTACAGCTGAAGTTGAAGTCTGATGTGTCCCTCAGACTTCAACTAGCACCTCAACTAGCACTGAAACTAGCACTGAGACTAGCACCTCAACTAGCACCTCAACTAGCACTGAGACTAGCACCTCAACTAGCACCTCAACTAGCACTGAGACTAGCACTGAGACTAGCACCTCAACTAGCACCTCAACTAGCATCTCAACTAGCACTGAGACTAGCACTGAGACTAGCACTGAAACTAGCACTGAGACTAGCACTGAGACTTGCACTGAAACTAGCACCTCAACTAGCACTGAGACTAGCACTGAGACTAGCACTGAGACTAGCACTGAGACTAGCACTGAGACTAGCACTGAGACTAGCACTGAGACTAGCACCTCAACTAGCACTGAGACTAGCACTGAGACTAGAACTGAGACTAGCACTGAGACTAGCACCTCAACTAGCACTGAGACTAGCACTGAGACTAGCACTGAGACTAGCACTGAGACTAGCACTGAGACTAGCACTGAGACTAGCACTGAAACTAGCACCTCAACTAGCACTGAAACTAGCACTGAGACTAGCACTGAAACTAGCACCTCAACTAGCACTGAAACTAGCACTGAGACTAGCACTGAGACTAGCACTGAAACTAGCACTGAGACTAGCACTGAAACTAGCACTGAGACTAGCACTGAGACTAGCACTGAAACTAGCACTGAGACTAGCACTGAAACTAGCACTGAAACTAGCACTGAGACTAGCACTGAGACTAGCACCCCAACTAGCACTGAAACTAGCACCCCAACTAGCACTGAAACTAGCACTGAGACTAGCACTGAAACTAGCACTGAAACTAGCACTGAAACTAGCACTGAAACTAGCACTGAGACTAGCACTGAGACTAGCACTGAGACTAGCACTGAAACTAGCACTGAGACTAGCACTGAAACTAGCACTGAGACTAGCACTGAGACTAGCACTGAAACTAGCACTGAGACTAGCACTGAAACTAGCACTGAGACTAGCACTGAGACTAGCACTGAGACTAGCACTGAGACTAGCACCCCAACTAGCACTGAAACTAGCACCCCAACTAGCACTGAAACTAGCACTGAGACTAGCACTGAAACTAGCACTGAAACTAGCACTGAGACTAGCACT includes:
- the LOC128704747 gene encoding uncharacterized protein, translated to MPVPPSSPSVGTRYPSYAHYPSSYRSPSTYLSRTTSLDRSSYSSSYGSNYSSSNYSSSSSYGSKYSLPPRPAYSSSSDTYRSSRSLRQSPVRATYSRLSSDSQLEGPVTSSRYTSRYSRDSATRESSSSRDSSYGSRLTSRDRTVDAVNGNGIDTSHFGPSPSSYACNYRWEAREKDKRDDANENSDTEKVRFTDRIKVFETRTSARESGGLLAGHESDSSLKDSAFSSGSSRSRSYLTDVDSSSSRRRVPSTYTDAASRSSFRKTSPETTSSSSENREDSSSSSGEDRQPSVTELRRKYDTNHNITNGLVRHNDEEYISDASVCSGEVTTLTPESSAALKPCTRTDSTSRSEQTDSSVVRRVDSPSRSRVDSPGRSHLDSPSRTRLEGYKDSRSGVESPTTGLKDSVDSSSQGGRESPLVNGIVDKPKLRTCLDSSYDTSSRSRYRRDRVKERIAARLAWETEVR